One window from the genome of Cryptomeria japonica chromosome 6, Sugi_1.0, whole genome shotgun sequence encodes:
- the LOC131060716 gene encoding putative UDP-rhamnose:rhamnosyltransferase 1, protein MKDGALHVLMFPWLAYGHISPFLELSKRLADQGLRISFLSTPGNISKIKSSLHEKWAGKIDMEELPLPPVEGLPPEADSTADIPMEMADLLKIALDGLEKPFEHLLSRIQPDYIIHDFSQHWAATVAAKFGIPAIFFFIFRCLGHWLRYSAKQNQGWRNHCRRSARATTGLSTVCHSLSVGFLNIEACKLMLVRSCFELEGKYIHYLEAEHKKRVIPVGLLLPETFPTIEQNECLRWLDNYPPSSVVYVSFGSECFLSKQQVAELAKELEETHVPFLLVLRSPRYNDDSTSSAEERARTLLPQGFEERTRERGVVYCKWAPQQKILCRPSTGGFVSHCGWSSVLEALRFGVKIIALPMYIDQGLDARLLAEELRIGMEIGREEDGSFRAEEIRRCVREFMVEEEGRRVAESTYKVRERLFGEEGKQESYIREFMKHLL, encoded by the exons ATGAAAGACGGAGCACTTCATGTACTCATGTTTCCATGGCTGGCATACGGCCATATCTCTCCTTTTCTCGAGTTATCCAAGAGACTTGCAGATCAGGGGTTGAGGATCTCTTTTCTCTCCACCCCGGGCAATATTTCAAAGATAAAGTCCTCGTTACATGAAAAGTGGGCGGGAAAGATCGATATGGAGGAGCTGCCGCTGCCCCCTGTGGAGGGTCTGCCTCCTGAAGCAGACAGCACCGCCGATATTCCCATGGAAATGGCAGATCTTTTGAAGATAGCTCTTGACGGTCTCGAGAAACCCTTTGAGCACCTTCTCTCACGGATTCAACCGGACTATATAATTCATGATTTTTCACAGCACTGGGCTGCCACTGTAGCCGCCAAGTTTGGTATCCCAGCcatttttttcttcatctttcggTGTCTCGGCCATTGGTTACGCTATAGCGCCAAGCAGAATCAAGGCTGGAGAAACCACTGTAGAAGATCTGCTCGCGCCACCACCGGGTTATCCACCGTCTGTCATAGC TTATCGGTCGGTTTTTTAAATATTGAAGCGTGTAAGCTTATGCTCGTCAGGTCATGCTTTGAGTTGGAGGGCAAGTATATTCATTATCTGGAGGCGGAGCACAAAAAGCGTGTCATTCCTGTCGGTCTTCTCCTGCCGGAGACTTTCCCGACGATAGAGCAGAACGAGTGTCTGAGATGGCTGGACAATTATCCGCCCAGTTCTGTTGTTTACGTGTCGTTTGGGAGCGAGTGTTTTCTGTCCAAGCAGCAGGTTGCTGAACTGGCAAAGGAGCTGGAGGAGACCCATGTCCCTTTTCTGTTGGTTCTGCGTTCCCCTCGCTACAACGATGATTCCACGTCATCAGCAGAAGAGAGAGCGAGGACGTTACTGCCCCAGGGATTTGAGGAACGCACGAGGGAGAGGGGTGTGGTGTACTGCAAGTGGGCACCGCAGCAGAAGATTCTTTGCCGTCCTTCGACTGGGGGGTTTGTGAGCCACTGCGGGTGGAGCTCAGTGTTGGAAGCGCTGAGGTTCGGGGTAAAGATAATAGCGCTGCCGATGTATATTGATCAGGGACTCGACGCGCGGCTGCTGGCCGAGGAACTCCGTATTGGCATGGAGATCGGGAGGGAAGAAGATGGGAGTTTCAGAGCGGAGGAAATTAGGAGGTGTGTGAGGGAATTTATGGTGGAAGAAGAAGGACGACGTGTGGCGGAGAGTACATATAAAGTCAGAGAGAGATTGTTTGGGGAGGAGGGTAAGCAAGAGAGCTACATACGCGAATTTATGAAGCACCTTCTCTAG